A stretch of the Clostridiales bacterium genome encodes the following:
- a CDS encoding HU family DNA-binding protein — translation MNKSELIAALAGKAELSKKDAEKALNAFVDVVNETLAKGEKVQLIGFGTFDVKSRAARVARNPRTGAELKIAASKAPAFKPGKALKDKVNTPAKKKGKK, via the coding sequence ATGAACAAGAGTGAACTCATCGCCGCGCTGGCCGGCAAAGCTGAACTTTCCAAGAAAGATGCTGAAAAAGCGCTCAACGCTTTTGTTGACGTTGTCAACGAGACCCTCGCCAAGGGTGAAAAGGTTCAGCTGATTGGTTTCGGCACCTTTGATGTGAAGAGCCGTGCTGCCCGTGTTGCCCGCAATCCCCGCACCGGTGCTGAACTGAAGATTGCTGCTTCCAAGGCTCCCGCCTTCAAACCCGGCAAGGCGCTGAAGGATAAAGTTAATACTCCTGCAAAGAAAAAGGGCAAGA
- the mazG gene encoding nucleoside triphosphate pyrophosphohydrolase: protein MKRRSLTVVSIGPGDVSLLNQATVDTLRGASPLILRTDHHPMAAWLKDQDISYVSLDDLYESSDDFDCMNSAMADRVWQLAAEGKHAVYAVPDLLTDRSVDELFRHIPESCSEPEIIPGFSYADFYLARCRGLISSGNIRIVSASEFLSSFYDPEQSLLITEVDGAITAGDVKAHLSSLFDEESSVWLIQAGGRPVSLPLYELDRKKKYDHMTAVLVPGSDFLHHCRNTIHDLLSIMERLRAPDGCPWDSIQTHESLRPYMVEEAWEAVNAIDDNDPDHLADELGDLLFQIVFHASVGKSFGEFDFVDVVTNICTKMIHRHPHVFGSKHVSSPDEVSDTWEEIKRQETGSRTVSESLNDVSSGLPSLKYAIKVNKKVQQLPSWRRNPADIAEEIRNLSGLLLAADGSLDEKVMGKLLFLCTHLCHRSDRDAEIILHQAVDRFKSAFSRMENDVKSAGKALETLTFEEICLYLNKAEAGN from the coding sequence TTGAAACGCAGATCGCTTACAGTGGTTTCAATCGGTCCGGGAGATGTTTCTCTGCTGAATCAGGCAACAGTTGATACGCTTCGCGGTGCTTCCCCATTAATTCTGCGTACGGACCACCATCCCATGGCAGCATGGCTGAAGGATCAGGATATTTCATATGTGTCGTTGGACGATCTTTACGAATCCTCGGATGATTTTGACTGTATGAACTCGGCCATGGCGGATCGCGTATGGCAGCTGGCCGCAGAAGGGAAACATGCAGTGTATGCGGTTCCTGATCTGCTTACGGACCGGTCAGTCGATGAGCTGTTCCGGCATATTCCTGAATCCTGTTCTGAACCGGAAATCATTCCGGGGTTTTCGTACGCAGATTTTTACCTTGCCCGCTGCAGGGGCCTGATTTCTTCCGGTAATATCCGGATTGTTTCCGCATCCGAATTCCTTTCGTCTTTTTATGATCCGGAACAATCGCTTCTGATAACTGAAGTTGATGGAGCAATTACAGCCGGAGATGTGAAAGCGCATTTGTCTTCCCTCTTTGATGAGGAATCATCTGTATGGCTTATTCAGGCAGGAGGCCGTCCGGTTTCTCTCCCTCTTTATGAGCTGGACCGGAAAAAGAAATATGATCATATGACTGCTGTCCTTGTCCCTGGATCAGATTTCCTGCATCACTGCCGGAATACAATTCATGACCTGCTGAGTATTATGGAGCGTCTCCGGGCTCCGGACGGATGTCCCTGGGACAGCATTCAGACCCATGAATCCCTTCGTCCGTATATGGTGGAGGAAGCCTGGGAAGCGGTAAATGCGATTGATGATAACGACCCGGATCATCTGGCGGATGAACTGGGGGATCTTCTGTTCCAGATTGTATTTCATGCTTCCGTCGGGAAATCCTTCGGTGAGTTTGACTTTGTGGATGTAGTCACCAATATATGTACCAAGATGATTCATCGTCATCCGCATGTTTTCGGAAGCAAACATGTATCTTCTCCGGATGAGGTTTCCGACACCTGGGAGGAAATCAAACGGCAGGAAACCGGCAGCCGGACTGTAAGTGAAAGCCTTAATGATGTATCTTCGGGTCTTCCATCTTTAAAATATGCCATAAAAGTGAACAAAAAAGTGCAGCAGCTGCCGTCCTGGCGGCGGAATCCGGCCGATATCGCCGAAGAAATCCGAAATCTTTCCGGTTTACTGCTTGCTGCGGACGGTTCACTGGATGAGAAAGTAATGGGAAAACTCCTGTTTCTTTGCACTCATCTCTGCCACCGTTCAGACCGGGATGCGGAGATTATCCTGCATCAGGCGGTTGATCGTTTCAAATCTGCCTTTTCACGGATGGAAAATGATGTAAAATCTGCGGGAAAAGCGCTTGAAACCTTGACTTTCGAAGAAATATGCTTATACTTAAATAAAGCCGAAGCGGGAAATTGA
- a CDS encoding polysaccharide biosynthesis protein: MTNTAKNIAKGISILGITGIVCKVIGLLFSIPLNNIYSDTIEANDVAGLFYSVYPTYTLLLTISSAGLPVAVSRLVAGFLARGDRDSAWTTFRTALRMLTCLGAVCTVLMVLLNKVLVAWVDKPLSSMGFYAIAPCVFIVCILSAYRGFIQGQHNMLPTAVTQLIEQVGKVIISLPLAYIGVHYFNSLEIAAAGALLGITVAELIALCYIMIHHKFLKKQFDIIPQNQEEHPLDQRSILRRLIMISIPITITACIIPLSGFIDSIMMMKRMMVSGLSWEEADAAYNLFHGVVIRFINIPTAVALAISMNLVPVISARRAVNDHEGIRRESNTGMRYAFLIGFPASVGMSLLSRGAVEFFYRNSFPAWKITLASELLSVSALTVILFTAVQATSSILQGIRRQKIPMYAMAAGVAVKVILNFILIGTPGINIHGGPIASIFCYAVALVINIVFVCRYTKLKFNWMDWLVRPGLATAVMGGIVYALLCILPAGRLSTIIEITAGVIAFIVAAIVLKAISLDELRKMLKRGRSKA; the protein is encoded by the coding sequence GTGACTAACACTGCAAAAAATATCGCCAAAGGAATTTCAATCCTGGGCATTACCGGTATTGTCTGCAAAGTAATCGGCCTTCTTTTCTCAATACCGCTGAATAATATTTATTCCGATACGATTGAGGCAAATGATGTTGCCGGTTTGTTCTATTCTGTTTATCCAACCTATACCCTGCTTCTGACAATCTCCAGTGCCGGTCTTCCGGTCGCCGTATCCCGCCTGGTTGCCGGATTCCTGGCACGCGGTGACCGTGACAGTGCTTGGACCACTTTCAGAACAGCCCTCAGAATGCTTACTTGTCTCGGCGCTGTCTGCACAGTCCTGATGGTGTTACTGAATAAGGTACTCGTCGCCTGGGTTGACAAACCGCTTTCTTCCATGGGCTTTTATGCAATTGCTCCATGTGTCTTCATTGTATGTATTCTGTCTGCATACCGGGGCTTTATTCAGGGACAGCACAATATGCTGCCGACAGCTGTAACACAGTTGATTGAACAGGTCGGTAAAGTGATTATTTCACTTCCCCTTGCCTATATCGGTGTCCATTATTTCAACAGCCTTGAAATAGCTGCAGCCGGCGCACTTCTTGGAATTACGGTCGCTGAGCTGATTGCATTATGCTATATCATGATCCATCACAAGTTCCTGAAAAAGCAATTTGATATCATTCCCCAGAATCAGGAGGAACACCCGCTTGATCAGCGTTCCATACTTCGCCGGCTGATCATGATTTCCATACCGATTACGATTACAGCATGCATTATTCCGCTTTCAGGATTCATTGATTCGATCATGATGATGAAGCGCATGATGGTATCCGGCCTGTCGTGGGAAGAGGCGGATGCTGCTTATAATCTGTTCCATGGTGTGGTAATCCGTTTTATCAATATTCCCACGGCAGTCGCTCTGGCGATTTCCATGAATCTCGTTCCGGTTATTTCAGCTCGTCGCGCTGTCAATGATCATGAAGGGATCCGGCGTGAAAGCAATACCGGTATGCGCTATGCTTTCCTGATTGGTTTTCCTGCTTCCGTTGGTATGAGTCTTCTCTCCCGGGGAGCAGTGGAATTCTTTTATCGGAACAGTTTTCCCGCCTGGAAGATTACCCTCGCGTCAGAGCTCCTTTCTGTTTCAGCATTGACCGTTATTCTGTTTACTGCGGTTCAGGCAACCAGCAGTATTCTCCAGGGAATCCGTCGTCAGAAGATTCCGATGTATGCTATGGCAGCAGGTGTTGCCGTGAAGGTTATTCTGAATTTTATCCTGATCGGTACTCCCGGCATCAATATTCATGGCGGACCAATCGCCTCCATTTTCTGCTATGCCGTAGCGCTTGTTATCAATATTGTTTTTGTTTGCAGATATACAAAACTGAAATTCAACTGGATGGACTGGCTTGTCCGTCCGGGACTTGCCACTGCGGTGATGGGAGGCATTGTCTATGCGCTACTCTGCATTCTTCCGGCCGGCCGCCTGAGCACGATTATTGAAATAACAGCCGGTGTTATCGCTTTCATTGTTGCTGCCATCGTCCTGAAAGCCATTTCACTGGATGAACTCCGTAAGATGCTAAAGAGAGGAAGATCAAAGGCTTGA
- a CDS encoding TrkH family potassium uptake protein, whose protein sequence is MNRRLIIRVLGAILLVESAAMLPALLVSLVYNDGDTAVLGLSVLIVSFIGTLMLMLPPPLAGSHLRLKEGFIITALGWILMSLCGALPFFISGIYSRFEDAFFEAVSGFTTTGASVLTRFEGFPHGIMLWRATTHWVGGMGVLVLTLALLPKLTGRTAHLVKAESPGPSLSKLVPQTGKTAKILYSLYIGLTILEFISLMFCGVTPYDAVIHTFGTAGTGGFSNFGDSVRHFDSVAVDTVISIFMFLFGCNFALYYKLLFGEGFRAFLRDEEFRWYLCIGVTFILLISLFNLPVYGNFFTSLRYGSFQVLSVMSTTGFVTADFNLWPVASQMLLIITMFIGACAGSTAGGMKVIRINLIAKMSRRNIQMTGNPKRMDVIRLDGKAVDDNILSQVAQFALMYVALVLLGAFLISLEGKFDLTTNLSAALTCVSNVGPGLGAVGPTENFASYGIFGKLVLSFLMLFGRLELLPMFILFTRSAWRKY, encoded by the coding sequence ATGAACCGTAGACTGATTATCCGTGTTCTCGGCGCAATCCTGCTGGTGGAATCAGCGGCGATGCTTCCCGCTCTGCTGGTCTCCCTCGTTTATAATGACGGGGATACCGCCGTTTTGGGGCTCAGTGTCCTGATTGTTTCATTTATCGGTACGCTGATGCTGATGCTTCCTCCCCCTCTGGCCGGCAGTCATCTGCGGCTCAAGGAAGGCTTTATTATCACCGCGCTGGGCTGGATCCTGATGAGCCTTTGCGGAGCGCTTCCCTTCTTCATCTCCGGTATATATTCCCGGTTTGAAGATGCTTTTTTTGAAGCTGTTTCCGGTTTCACAACAACAGGAGCTTCTGTACTGACCCGGTTTGAAGGTTTTCCCCACGGGATTATGCTGTGGCGCGCAACCACCCACTGGGTGGGCGGTATGGGTGTACTGGTTCTGACATTGGCCCTGCTTCCAAAACTGACCGGCCGTACTGCGCACCTCGTAAAGGCAGAAAGTCCCGGTCCTTCCCTCAGCAAGCTGGTTCCGCAGACCGGCAAAACCGCAAAGATCCTGTATTCTTTGTATATCGGCCTCACAATTCTCGAGTTTATTTCCCTGATGTTCTGCGGCGTCACCCCCTATGATGCAGTGATCCATACATTTGGCACGGCTGGCACAGGCGGTTTCAGCAACTTCGGGGACAGCGTCCGTCATTTTGACAGTGTGGCAGTGGATACTGTCATTTCGATTTTTATGTTTTTGTTCGGCTGCAACTTCGCGCTTTACTATAAGCTCCTCTTTGGTGAAGGTTTCAGGGCCTTCTTGCGGGATGAGGAGTTTCGCTGGTATCTTTGCATCGGGGTCACTTTTATCCTGCTGATCTCCCTTTTTAATCTTCCGGTATACGGGAACTTCTTCACCTCCCTTCGGTACGGATCATTCCAGGTCCTTTCGGTCATGTCGACGACCGGTTTTGTCACCGCAGATTTTAATCTCTGGCCCGTTGCATCCCAGATGCTCCTGATCATTACGATGTTTATCGGAGCCTGTGCCGGATCCACCGCAGGCGGTATGAAGGTAATCCGGATCAACCTGATCGCCAAAATGTCCCGCCGGAATATCCAGATGACGGGAAACCCGAAGAGGATGGATGTGATCCGCCTGGACGGGAAAGCGGTAGATGACAATATTCTCAGCCAGGTAGCCCAGTTTGCGCTGATGTATGTTGCGCTTGTCCTTCTCGGAGCATTCCTGATATCGCTGGAAGGGAAATTCGACCTGACAACCAATCTGAGTGCTGCCCTCACATGTGTCAGCAATGTCGGTCCCGGGCTGGGAGCAGTAGGACCGACTGAAAACTTTGCTTCCTATGGTATTTTCGGTAAACTGGTCCTTTCGTTCCTGATGCTGTTCGGCCGTCTGGAACTTCTTCCGATGTTTATCCTGTTTACGCGTTCCGCATGGCGGAAATACTGA
- the trkA gene encoding Trk system potassium transporter TrkA, which produces MRIIVIGAGKVGYKLAEHLTSEEHDVTVIDNDEDVIERCSGSLDVICLRGNGANAKILLEAGVDKAQIVISSTASDETNMLSCLIAKRLGAQYTIARIRDPEFNESQMLLQNELGIDVAINPERATALEISRLLRYPFAGSIESFAKGQVEMVEFRAQESDPVVGIAMKDLASRIPGLPRILYAMVERNGEMLIPSGDFKIEAGDKVYVSGDMLTITEFFRFLGRNKQKIRSVMLLGGGRISYYLSRFIVPMGIHVTLFELNQQKARTLSELLPKVDVIFGDGTDQDLLEEQGLSQMDAFVSLSNRDEENLMTAMYAARAGVPKTIAKNSRTTYMEILNDLGLDSVISPQTITSSTILRYVRARENSTGTRIERLYRIADGKAEAIEFIARKGDAYIGVPLKDLSTRKGAIVSVIVHQGKIIIPFGQDHIEEGDHVIIISRDSGVSDLNEVLYR; this is translated from the coding sequence ATGCGGATTATTGTCATCGGAGCCGGAAAGGTTGGATATAAGCTTGCAGAGCATCTGACCTCCGAGGAGCATGATGTGACCGTCATTGACAATGATGAGGATGTCATCGAACGCTGTTCCGGTTCCCTGGATGTGATCTGTCTCAGGGGGAACGGCGCCAATGCGAAAATCCTGCTCGAAGCAGGTGTGGATAAAGCCCAGATCGTAATTTCCTCTACAGCCAGTGACGAAACCAATATGCTTTCCTGCCTGATTGCGAAACGTCTCGGCGCCCAGTATACAATTGCACGGATTCGGGATCCGGAGTTCAATGAAAGCCAGATGCTTCTGCAGAATGAGCTCGGCATTGATGTGGCCATCAACCCGGAACGCGCCACCGCACTGGAAATCAGCCGCCTGCTCCGGTATCCTTTTGCCGGAAGTATTGAATCCTTTGCAAAAGGCCAGGTTGAAATGGTCGAATTCCGGGCCCAGGAATCAGATCCGGTGGTCGGAATCGCGATGAAGGATCTTGCCTCCAGGATTCCCGGCCTTCCCCGTATTCTCTATGCAATGGTGGAACGCAATGGGGAAATGCTGATTCCGTCCGGTGACTTCAAAATCGAAGCCGGTGACAAGGTATATGTTTCCGGTGATATGCTGACCATAACGGAATTTTTCCGCTTCCTTGGCCGCAACAAACAGAAAATCCGCAGCGTGATGCTGCTGGGCGGCGGCCGTATCTCCTATTACCTGTCCCGCTTTATTGTCCCGATGGGAATTCATGTGACTCTCTTTGAACTGAATCAGCAAAAAGCGCGGACACTCAGTGAGCTTCTTCCCAAAGTCGATGTGATCTTTGGCGACGGAACGGATCAGGATCTGCTCGAGGAACAGGGATTATCCCAGATGGACGCATTTGTTTCCCTCAGTAACCGTGATGAAGAAAACCTGATGACGGCCATGTACGCCGCCCGGGCCGGCGTACCGAAGACGATCGCCAAAAACAGCCGGACGACTTATATGGAAATTCTCAATGACCTGGGTCTCGATTCTGTGATCAGCCCGCAGACAATTACCAGCTCAACCATCCTTCGTTATGTCCGTGCACGGGAAAACAGTACCGGAACAAGGATTGAGCGCCTTTACCGCATAGCGGACGGAAAAGCAGAAGCGATTGAGTTTATTGCCCGTAAAGGAGATGCATATATCGGCGTTCCGCTGAAAGACCTTTCCACAAGGAAAGGTGCAATCGTCTCAGTTATTGTCCACCAGGGGAAAATCATCATTCCTTTCGGTCAGGATCATATTGAGGAAGGCGATCATGTCATTATCATTTCCCGCGATTCAGGCGTATCTGATCTGAATGAGGTACTCTATCGATGA
- a CDS encoding glycoside hydrolase family 5 protein yields the protein MKKILSIILAMIILTAAAACMAEDGITVPVITEMKRFDIPDNEAMRFTRELKTGWNLGNTFDANDPGTWFHGSEMDIESMWCGVKTSRALIQAIKAAGFNLIRIPVSWHDHVDQSDNISPEWMARVKQVVGWCIDEGMYVIVNVHHDNKIGYLYPSPANQARSIEYMTAIWKQMAEAFNEFDEHVILESMNEPRMVNTQYEWNWNQMSSECRNSMRCINELNQVFVDTVRASGGNNATRYLLVPSYDASPNYAVSEMFELPKDTADNRIILEAHAYTPYDFALNKGGYNTFDHTNARYTSEIGTFMNALYNRFISRGIPVIIDEYGAMNKRGNLQDRVNFAAYFTASGSARGMTCCWWDNHGFTGDGELFGLIDRRTCEWKYPEIVEAIMKNCMYNRDGAE from the coding sequence ATGAAAAAAATACTGTCCATTATTCTTGCAATGATTATACTGACAGCAGCTGCAGCCTGCATGGCAGAAGATGGCATTACGGTGCCGGTCATCACGGAGATGAAACGCTTTGATATTCCGGACAATGAAGCCATGCGGTTTACAAGGGAGCTGAAAACCGGATGGAATCTCGGCAATACATTTGATGCCAATGATCCGGGAACGTGGTTTCATGGCTCCGAAATGGATATTGAATCCATGTGGTGCGGGGTGAAGACATCCCGTGCCCTGATTCAGGCGATCAAGGCCGCCGGGTTCAACCTGATCCGGATTCCTGTCAGCTGGCACGACCATGTGGATCAGTCTGACAATATATCACCCGAATGGATGGCCAGAGTCAAACAGGTAGTCGGCTGGTGCATTGATGAAGGTATGTACGTCATTGTCAATGTACATCACGACAACAAAATCGGATACCTGTATCCAAGTCCGGCCAATCAGGCACGTTCCATCGAATATATGACCGCTATCTGGAAACAGATGGCAGAAGCTTTCAATGAATTTGATGAGCACGTCATCCTTGAATCCATGAATGAGCCCCGTATGGTCAATACCCAATATGAATGGAACTGGAACCAGATGTCTTCCGAATGCCGGAATTCCATGCGCTGTATCAATGAACTGAATCAGGTATTTGTCGATACTGTACGGGCAAGCGGAGGCAACAACGCGACCCGCTATCTGCTGGTTCCTTCCTATGATGCCAGTCCCAATTACGCAGTCAGCGAAATGTTCGAACTGCCCAAAGATACAGCCGACAACAGAATTATCCTGGAAGCTCACGCCTATACGCCTTATGATTTTGCGCTGAACAAAGGCGGCTATAATACGTTTGACCATACAAATGCCCGGTATACTTCGGAAATCGGAACTTTTATGAACGCGCTTTACAATCGATTTATTTCCCGGGGAATTCCGGTTATTATCGACGAATACGGCGCAATGAACAAACGCGGCAACCTGCAGGACCGTGTGAATTTTGCTGCTTATTTCACTGCTTCCGGCAGTGCCCGCGGAATGACATGCTGTTGGTGGGATAACCATGGATTTACCGGGGACGGCGAACTGTTCGGACTGATTGACCGCAGGACCTGTGAATGGAAATACCCGGAAATTGTGGAAGCAATCATGAAAAACTGCATGTATAACCGGGACGGTGCAGAATAA
- a CDS encoding GNAT family N-acetyltransferase, with protein sequence MEELNKYNVWDVIELTVKKEQESFIAGNEWSLVHAYVGNKTEGAVYPFGIFDDDKAVGFLMIAYDYGEVCNDPDAPEISQKNYFLWRLMIDEEEQGKGYGKKAVKLALEFVKTFPHGKADFCWLCYDKNNEVARKLYLSMGFQEIGEQDDDINAVIKL encoded by the coding sequence TTGGAAGAATTAAACAAGTATAATGTATGGGACGTTATCGAACTAACTGTAAAAAAAGAGCAGGAAAGTTTTATCGCAGGCAATGAATGGAGTCTCGTCCATGCCTATGTGGGAAACAAAACCGAAGGCGCGGTATACCCTTTTGGAATTTTCGATGATGATAAAGCTGTTGGATTCTTAATGATCGCTTATGACTATGGCGAAGTATGCAATGATCCTGACGCGCCGGAAATATCCCAAAAGAATTATTTCCTTTGGCGATTGATGATAGATGAAGAAGAGCAAGGAAAAGGTTACGGGAAGAAAGCAGTAAAGCTTGCCTTGGAGTTTGTTAAGACATTCCCGCACGGCAAAGCGGATTTCTGCTGGCTTTGCTATGACAAAAACAACGAAGTCGCAAGGAAGCTATATCTTTCCATGGGATTTCAGGAGATTGGTGAACAGGATGATGATATCAACGCGGTAATTAAACTATAG
- a CDS encoding rRNA pseudouridine synthase, with protein MMRLQKFLALSGVASRRNAEKMISEGRVSVNHCRVTEMGIQVDENSDMVEVDGTVVSIQEEKHYIAYNKPIGEVTTVSDPEGRATVMDKFRDYPVRLYPVGRLDYDSEGLILLTNDGDMMNHVLHPSREVSKVYLTKVSNQVTDDEISQLRRGVMIDGRLTSPASVRLIRRETFDTVLLISIHEGRNRQVRKMVDAVGHQVVSLKRVEFGPVSLGDLPAGKWRRLTESEIRRLKEI; from the coding sequence ATGATGAGGCTGCAGAAATTCCTGGCGCTCAGCGGAGTCGCATCGCGCCGGAACGCGGAAAAGATGATTTCGGAAGGACGGGTCTCGGTCAATCATTGCAGGGTTACCGAAATGGGTATTCAGGTGGATGAAAATTCCGATATGGTTGAAGTGGACGGAACCGTTGTTTCCATTCAGGAAGAAAAGCATTATATTGCATACAATAAACCGATTGGTGAAGTCACAACTGTTTCTGACCCGGAAGGCCGCGCAACTGTAATGGACAAATTCCGGGATTATCCCGTACGCCTTTATCCGGTGGGACGTCTCGATTATGACAGCGAGGGTCTGATTCTCCTCACGAACGACGGGGACATGATGAATCATGTTCTTCATCCCAGCCGTGAAGTCAGCAAGGTATACCTGACCAAGGTTTCCAATCAGGTTACAGATGATGAAATCAGCCAGCTGCGGCGCGGTGTGATGATTGACGGCCGTCTGACCTCCCCGGCTTCCGTACGTCTGATCCGCCGGGAAACATTTGATACGGTCCTGCTGATTTCGATTCATGAAGGCCGGAACCGCCAGGTACGGAAAATGGTGGATGCGGTTGGGCACCAGGTGGTCAGCCTGAAAAGGGTTGAATTCGGTCCGGTCAGCCTTGGGGACCTTCCCGCAGGCAAATGGCGCCGCCTGACAGAATCAGAAATCCGCAGGCTGAAGGAAATATGA
- a CDS encoding glutamate-5-semialdehyde dehydrogenase: protein MSSRARNAFLELSVAPLSSRNEVLTRMADLLDASADEIFAANKEDLCLAEKEGLSSPLLHRLKFGPDKLKQVCDGLHSLVLLADPIGATTISTQITEGLNLYRVICPIGVIGVIFESRPDALIQIASLCVKSGNSVLLKGGREALHTNQVLCRVVRESLEASGLPADCAQLLETREDVASMLKEDELIDLIIPRGSNAFVRYIMDNSRIPVLGHADGICHVYVDKDADPEKAVRICVDSKTQYVSVCNAAETLLIHEAAAASLLPRIAEALKAKNVEIRGDKAAAGIIDCIPATEKDWATEYLDYIISVRVVSSLREAVDHINHYGSHHTDCIVTEDKSAAAEFMNRVDSAGVYWNVSTRFADGFVYGFGAEVGIATGKIHARGPMGLEGLTTYKYKLIGNGNILAEIKDGTRSFTHVPLNEKCPL, encoded by the coding sequence ATGTCTTCCCGTGCCAGGAACGCATTCCTGGAATTATCGGTTGCTCCCTTGTCTTCACGGAATGAAGTTCTGACCCGTATGGCGGATCTTCTGGATGCTTCAGCCGATGAAATCTTTGCCGCAAATAAGGAGGATCTCTGTCTTGCTGAAAAGGAAGGACTTTCCTCTCCGCTTCTTCATCGTCTGAAGTTCGGACCGGACAAACTGAAACAGGTATGTGACGGTCTTCACTCCCTTGTTCTTCTTGCGGATCCGATCGGTGCAACCACGATTTCGACACAGATCACCGAAGGCCTGAATCTCTATCGGGTAATATGTCCGATCGGTGTAATTGGTGTGATTTTCGAAAGCCGTCCGGATGCCCTGATCCAGATTGCTTCGCTTTGTGTGAAAAGCGGCAACTCGGTTCTTCTGAAGGGCGGGCGTGAAGCCCTTCATACCAATCAGGTACTTTGCCGGGTGGTACGCGAATCTCTTGAGGCTTCCGGTCTTCCGGCCGATTGTGCCCAGCTGCTGGAAACCCGTGAGGATGTTGCTTCCATGCTGAAGGAAGATGAGCTGATTGATTTGATTATTCCGCGGGGAAGCAACGCATTTGTTCGTTATATTATGGATAACAGCCGCATTCCTGTTCTCGGACATGCAGATGGTATTTGTCATGTTTATGTCGATAAGGATGCAGATCCCGAAAAGGCAGTCCGCATCTGTGTTGACAGTAAAACCCAGTATGTTTCGGTCTGCAATGCCGCTGAAACCCTGCTGATTCACGAAGCGGCGGCAGCTTCCCTCCTTCCCCGGATTGCTGAAGCGCTGAAAGCAAAAAATGTTGAAATTCGCGGAGACAAAGCCGCTGCCGGAATAATTGACTGTATTCCGGCGACCGAAAAGGACTGGGCAACAGAATACCTGGATTATATTATCTCTGTGCGGGTGGTTTCTTCTCTTCGGGAAGCGGTTGACCATATCAATCATTACGGTTCTCACCATACGGACTGTATTGTTACAGAGGACAAATCAGCTGCCGCCGAATTTATGAACCGGGTAGACAGCGCCGGCGTATACTGGAATGTTTCCACCCGTTTCGCCGACGGGTTTGTTTACGGTTTCGGTGCGGAAGTCGGTATTGCGACCGGTAAGATTCATGCCCGCGGTCCTATGGGTCTGGAGGGTCTGACAACCTATAAATACAAACTGATCGGAAACGGGAATATTCTTGCTGAAATAAAAGACGGAACCCGTTCATTTACCCATGTGCCGCTCAATGAAAAGTGTCCGCTTTAA
- the smpB gene encoding SsrA-binding protein SmpB produces the protein MPHQKGIKVIAQNKKAYHDYFVEERIECGIALFGTEVKSVRLGKVNLKESWAQIRKNEVWVEGMHISPYEQGNIYNRDPLRDKKLLLHRSEIRKLDSQVMRQGYTLVPLELYLKDGRVKMELGVCRGKQVHDKRDTIAKRDSEREIRRALREKQKV, from the coding sequence ATGCCGCATCAGAAGGGGATCAAGGTCATCGCACAGAACAAAAAAGCCTATCATGACTATTTTGTGGAAGAACGGATTGAATGCGGCATTGCGCTGTTTGGCACTGAAGTGAAAAGCGTCCGCCTCGGCAAGGTCAACCTTAAGGAAAGCTGGGCCCAGATCCGGAAAAACGAAGTATGGGTTGAAGGCATGCACATCAGTCCATATGAGCAGGGAAACATCTACAACCGGGATCCGCTTCGCGACAAAAAGCTGCTTCTTCACCGGAGTGAAATCCGGAAACTGGATTCCCAGGTGATGCGCCAGGGATATACACTGGTTCCGCTGGAACTGTATCTCAAAGACGGAAGAGTCAAAATGGAGCTTGGTGTGTGCCGCGGAAAACAGGTACATGACAAGCGGGATACCATCGCGAAACGCGATTCAGAACGGGAAATCCGCCGCGCGCTTCGTGAAAAGCAAAAAGTTTGA